One genomic segment of Clavelina lepadiformis chromosome 3, kaClaLepa1.1, whole genome shotgun sequence includes these proteins:
- the LOC143450204 gene encoding transmembrane and coiled-coil domain-containing protein 3-like: MGKEFCIRRSARKVFLVLFVLEAYCALSKSNPIGNGDAEKNNGNKPHEQVQAVIRKASSDIKKSPKNSDHGKEKLRANVGGMQSKGLSNMKVRLEGKVKQAQERVNISKKLSHKEKEFKLHVLEMFLEEMRESEKDMIEAEEALRKSLTMDFWNASTLQENSRKRLEALRVATLKEEKSFNRMREFEERMKTYMDETNSTSWMGELFKELSQAADQLENRVAEHEFSDKEINQLKGANIEAVLHIKEGIRDFYGDQNLMESDVEEEILEDEKQDLLIDSHNNKYVLTKLQDSTSPYVDHILIVDIIVILLLSIPLGCFCEAVGVPSLFGYILTGVILGPSGANFIQQMVQIETIGELGVFMIMFCTGMEFSVDRIRKVWRVAVQTPVYTTLLMVFTGVFIGSIVIKGIPVSESAFIAACLSLSSTPLVTRFLQGGSKDNGALEYSSILLGVLVVQDVQLSLMISLIPGLATHRAGESNGDVFLHFTLAVLKTLTAVALAVLVSFLVIRYIMPHYTRHMMKQSREHQLLAVLAVMLVYQLFTSYLGISMELGCFMAGVVISQSIHQPALEQKILAIHDYLSVIFFAAIGFHVFPSFVFVELTLLITLTAFVVAGKYLVYSVVLNCLLHGQARKLKVVISAGLAQVSEFSFVLSSRGRHLKIITREIYLLILSVTTLSLIMAPLLWKLSLWSYRVRNPSVHVS; the protein is encoded by the exons ATGGGTAAAGAGTTTTGTATTAGAAGATCAGCAAGAAAAGTTTTCTTGGTTTTATTTGTACTTGAAGCTTATTGTGCTCTGTCAAAAAGTAACCCTATTGGAAACGGAGATGCGGAAAAG AATAACGGAAATAAACCTCATGAGCAAGTGCAAGCTGTCATTCGCAAGGCTTCGTCAGACATCAAAAAGTCACCAAAGAACAGTGACCATGGCAAAG AAAAATTACGTGCAAATGTTGGTGGAATGCAATCAAAAGGTCTGTCAAATATGAAAGTTCGATTAGAAGGAAAAGTCAAGCAGGCTCAGGAAAGG GTAAATATAAGCAAGAAGTTGTCCCataaagaaaaagaattcAAACTTCATGTTCTTGAAATGTTCCTTGAGGAAATGAGGGAAAGCGAAAAGGACATGATTGAAGCTGAAGAAG CGCTGCGGAAATCTCTCACAATGGATTTTTGGAATGCTAGCACTTTGCAGGAGAACAGCAGGAAAAGACTGGAAGCTTTGCGTGTGGCAACTTTAAAGgaagaaaaaagtttcaacag AATGCGAGAGTTTGAGGAAAGAATGAAAACTTACATGGATGAAACAAATAGCACCTCTTGGATGGGGGAATTATTTAAAGAATTGTCACAAGCTGCTGACCAACTTGAAAACAGAGTAGCTGAACATGAGTTCTCAGATAAAGAAATCAATCAA TTGAAAGGTGCCAACATCGAAGCTGTCCTTCACATAAAGGAAGGTATACGTGATTTTTACGGAGATCAAAATCTCATGGAGAGTGATGTTGAAGAGGAAATTTTGGAAGATGAGAAACAGGACCTCCTTATTGATTCTCACAATAACAAATACGTCTTGACAAA GTTACAAGACAGTACTTCTCCATACGTGGACCATATACTTATTGTTGATATCATTGTGATATTGTTACTTTCTATTCCATTGGGATGTTTTTGTGAAGCTGTGGGTGTTCCCTCCCTGTTTGGTTATATCCTGACTGGCGTCATACTCGGTCCATCTGGAGCTAATTTTATTCAACAAATG GTTCAAATTGAAACGATTGGAGAGCTTGGTGTGTTTATGATCATGTTTTGTACTGGCATGGAATTTTCAGTTGATCGAATTCGTAAAGTTTGGAGAGTAGCAGTCCAAACACCAGTTTATACAACATTATTGATGGTTTTCACTG GGGTGTTCATTGGTTCAATTGTAATAAAAGGAATACCAGTGAGTGAAAGTGCATTTATTGCTGCCTGCCTCTCACTGTCAAGTACACCGTTGGTTACAAGGTTTCTGCAAG GAGGATCTAAAGACAACGGAGCTTTAGAGTATTCCAGCATCCTGCTTGGGGTGTTGGTTGTTCAAGATGTACAGCTAAGTCTAATGATTTCACTTATTCCCGGTTTGGCCACTCATCGTGCCGGGGAGAG taATGGTGatgtttttcttcatttcaCTCTTGCCGTCCTGAAAACACTGACCGCAGTCGCTCTGGCGGTGTTGGTCAGCTTCCTGGTGATACGTTACATCATGCCCCATTATACACGTCACATGATGAAGCAAAGCCGTGAACATCAACTCCTGGCAGTG ttGGCCGTTATGTTGGTTTATCAGCTTTTTACAAGCTATTTAGGAATATCCATGGAGCTTGGTTGTTTTATGGCCGGTGTGGTCATATCGCAGTCCATACATCAACCT GCTTTAGAACAAAAGATTCTTGCTATTCACGATTACCTTAGTGTCATATTCTTTGCTGCTATCGGCTTCCACGTCTTTCCTTCCTTTGTGTTTGTTGAGCTCACGCTGTTAATCACCTTAACGGCGTTTGTGGTTGCCG GCAAGTACCTGGTTTATTCGGTGGTGTTGAATTGTCTTCTTCATGGACAAGCCCGGAAGTTAAAAGTGGTCATCTCAGCCGGTTTAGCTCAAGTGTCCgagttttcttttgttttgagtAGCAGAGGAAGGCACTTGAAGATAATAACCCGCGAG atCTATCTACTCATATTGAGCGTGACTACCCTTAGCCTTATAATGGCTCCGTTGTTATGGAAACTGTCTCTATGGAGTTACCGGGTCCGTAACCCATCCGTTCACGTCAGTTGA
- the LOC143449550 gene encoding L-proline trans-4-hydroxylase-like produces the protein MEAKDLPVYQFVEGKPLIVTDGMKEDFWKNGFIIVRNLLTNAEVIKLRSSLERPESAVMGESYDQGDGDGRNIRLTLWNHPGNDLTGMINRCEKVVNTCQELIGGEVYHYHTKIVQKEPRTGGAFQWHQDYGYWYLNGVMFPDLISVQFAIDRADVGNGCLQVLRGSHRMGRIEHGRVGDQAGADIERVYEAEKVMEKIHVEMDPGDGLIFHCNLLHRSDQNNSDRRRWMMIACYNRADNNPTKDHHHARYTTLETVSNKAIMECKNLDDLSGKWFINPHKANLECLPTNPGKVR, from the exons ATGGAAGCAAAAG ATTTACCTGTGTATCAGTTTGTTGAAGGAAAACCTCTGATCGTCACTGATGGAATGAAAGaagatttttggaaaaatggaTTCATAATTGTAAG AAACCTGTTGACCAATGCCGAAGTGATAAAGTTGCGAAGTAGTCTGGAACGACCCGAGTCAGCAGTAATGGGTGAGTCGTACGATCAAGGGGACGGTGACGGTCGGAATATACGACTCACACTCTGGAATCATCCAGGGAACGACTTGACCGGAATGATCAATCGTTGTGAGAAAGTCGTCAATACCTGCCAAGAA CTAATTGGAGGTGAAGTGTATCACTATCACACGAAAATCGTGCAGAAAGAACCGAGAACTGGAGGGGCCTTTCAGTGGCATCAAGATTACGG GTATTGGTATCTCAACGGAGTCATGTTCCCCGACCTTATCTCCGTTCAGTTCGCTATTGATCGAGCTGACGTCGGAAACGGTTGCCTGCAGGTACTTCGAGGATCCCATAGAATGGGACGAATTGAGCACGGTAGAGTGGGAGACCAGGCTGGTGCGGATATAGAGAGAGTCTACGAG GCTGAAAAAGTAATGGAAAAAATTCACGTCGAAATGGATCCCGGTGATGGATTGATCTTTCACTGCAACCTACTTCATAGAAGCGACCAGAACAACAGCGACAGGAGGCGGTGGATGATGATTGCTTGTTACAATCGAGCGGATAATAATCCGACCAAAGATCATCACCACGCCAGATACACTACATTAGAGACG GTATCCAATAAAGCCATCATGGAGTGCAAAAATCTTGACGACTTGTCCGGAAAATGGTTTATCAATCCACACAAAGCCAACCTAGAATGTCTTCCAACCAATCCGGGAAAAGTTCGTTAA